One stretch of Toxoplasma gondii ME49 chromosome XI, whole genome shotgun sequence DNA includes these proteins:
- a CDS encoding hypothetical protein (encoded by transcript TGME49_311000) — protein sequence MAPRRNDPNRTGNCPYCTLKMYCKQHKNQLQPQGVNPEWRQPKDSAGTMSRMYDQIITSKLTRFRERFNAALEKHSEAMWGPDPIQTLKAMETTPPEVKKPKKVKKESRKKKDSKKKKKKHKKKAKKNRKRKSRSSSSDSSDDSDSSSSSSSSSSSSDSEDDRKRSSKKRRRESSSSEDEVREKKQRKERDFSDSRDRRPSPSPSRW from the exons ATGGCACCCCGAAGAAATGACCCGAACAGGACGGGCAACTGCCCGTACTGCACT CTGAAAATGTACTGTAAGCAGCACAAGAATCAGCTGCAGCCACAAGGCGTCAACCCAGAATGGCGTCAACCGAAGGATTCCGCTGGGACAATGTCACGCATGTATGACCAGATCATTACCAGCAAGCTGACGAGGTTCCGAGAGCGGTTCAATGCCGCACTTGAAAAACACTCAGAAGCGATGTGGGGTCCAGATCCTATCCAAACGCTGAAAGCCATGGAGACAACTCCACCCGAGGTGAAGAAGCCAAA GAAGGTTAAGAAGGAGAGTCGCAAGAAGAAGGAtagcaagaagaagaaaaaaaagcacaagaagaaagctaagaaaaacaggaagcGCAAATCGAGATCGAGCAGCAGTGACAGTAGCGACGATAGTGATTCTTCGTCGTCATCTTCATCGTCATCATCATCGTCTGACTCAGAGGACGACAG GAAACGGTCCTCGAAGAAGCGCCGGCGCGAGTCGTCATCGTCTGAAGATGAA GTGCGTGAAAAGAAGCAGCGCAAGGAAAGAGATTTCTCGGAtagcagagacaggagacccTCTCCCTCACCCTCTAGGTGGTGA
- a CDS encoding hypothetical protein (encoded by transcript TGME49_311010): MGLHSPRLPDDPVVTVLRRHSREMWMASMMEAESTVHDGNEKQGNQEVANRGGNSSTGVAESRKSRRPGGAVKSGTCEHSEKVEKGDSMETKDFHASTVDSLSSIGDVDITKAPSFGSSASNQDDVVRALRSWSRGQWSLNAQDSITASAPSSSQDMPSSPVLDEDSVLDVIEEHVGSARVVKDLRRTAARPAHTHRRN, from the coding sequence ATGGGACTCCATTCACCACGGTTACCTGACGATCCTGTCGTCACAGTCCTTCGGCGGCACAGCCGCGAAATGTGGATGGCATCGATGATGGAAGCCGAATCAACTGTTCACGATGGGAACGAGAAGCAGGGGAACCAAGAAGTGGCAAACAGAGGGGGGAACTCGTCTACCGGTGTTGCAGAATCCCGGAAAAGTCGACGACCCGGTGGTGCAGTGAAGTCGGGTACCTGTGAACACTCTGAGAAGGtagagaaaggcgacagcaTGGAGACGAAAGACTTCCATGCGAGCACTGTGGACAGTCTGTCTTCTATTGGAGACGTTGACATAACGAAAGCGCCAAGCTTtggttcttctgcttcaAATCAAGACGACGTAGTGCGCGCCCTAAGGTCTTGGAGTCGAGGTCAGTGGTCGCTGAACGCGCAGGACTCCATAACTGCCTCAGCTCCTTCTTCATCGCAAGACATGCCAAGCAGTCCTGTTCTAGACGAAGATTCTGTCCTTGACGTCATCGAGGAGCATGTGGGAAGTGCCAGGGTTGTAAAAGATCTTCGTCGGACCGCCGCTAGACCCGCACACACTCATCGACGCAACTAG
- a CDS encoding hypothetical protein (encoded by transcript TGME49_311020), with translation MAEDGKSFFSSKKKHHAVPPDSAGHTPPPSNAERNSSAFASLKPEDARGDLSSSSSQGQRVQIVEHAVKALFQRSKALRVASSSSAISLASPYDDTEKSSKPPTHGQDDASVSRSAVAFESDGHTSSDGEGVALSPDTSHPISSSSVSTLLWARSLFGEEEEPPSKKRGSARTLLSNGSKGDSEYDPSKDADRTRIDGEEQLGERLEKMNFRSLRAGPASVGGLHIPVIATSLDLHIAPFWRTRTEQEAREEWRKTRAALRSDFKRKHKTAVRSLKGNSSRAFQKKGGSAVSSKLCDFEKAVSYSAF, from the exons ATGGCTGAAGACGGGAAGAGTTTTTTTTCCTCGAAAAAGAAGCACCACGCAGTACCGCCAGATAGTGCGGGACACACCCCGCCTCCGTCAAATGCAGAACGCAACTCTTCGGCTTTCGCCTCGTTGAAACCTGAAGATGCCCGAGGCGACTTATCTTCTAGTTCAAGTCAAGGCCAGCGCGTCCAAATTGTCGAACATGCGGTGAAGGCACTCTTTCAGCGTTCAAAAGCGCTGCGGGTCGCCTCATCCTCATCCGCGATATCCCTTGCGTCGCCGTACGATGACACTGAAAAATCGTCCAAACCTCCAACACACGGGCAAGACGATGCTTCGGTCTCCCGATCAGCAGTCGCTTTTGAATCAGACGGGCACACGTCTTCGGATGGTGAAGGGGTTGCATTGTCGCCTGACACTTCGCACCCAATTTCTTCCTCGAGCGTATCGACCCTCCTGTGGGCGCGGAGCCTttttggagaagaagaagaacctcCGTCCAAGAAAAGGGGTTCGGCGCGAACTCTGCTCAGCAACGGATCTAAAGGTGACTCGGAGTATGACCCGTCGAAAGACGCAGATCGGACACGAATTGACGGGGAAGAACAGCTGGGGGAACGGCTCGAAAAAATGAACTTCCGGTCACTCAGAGCTGGACCAGCGTCTGTGGGTGGTCTGCATATTCCCGTCATCGCCACATCGTTGGATCTCCACATTGCTCCATTTTGGAGAACCAGAACTGAACAGGAG gcTCGCGAAGAGTGGCGGAAAACGCGGGCCGCGCTACGGAGTGACttcaaaagaaaacacaaaacggCTGTCCGCAGTTTGAAGGGAAACAGTTCCCGTGCATTTCAGAAAAAAGGCGGGTCGGCCGTGTCATCGAAACTTTGCGATTTTGAGAAAGCCGTGTCCTACTCTGCTTTTTGA